Proteins encoded by one window of Antechinus flavipes isolate AdamAnt ecotype Samford, QLD, Australia chromosome 4, AdamAnt_v2, whole genome shotgun sequence:
- the LOC127562076 gene encoding RNA-binding protein 25-like isoform X2 encodes MRKAGKELQMPKWEKQGKSYGCPKEKSRERATDAQKRKAGKELQMPNREKQRKSYRLPNCRESYRHPKEKSRERATDSQKRKAGKELQTSKREKQRKSYRRPKEKSRERATDVQKRKAEKELQTPKLQGKSYRHPNEKSKKRATDAQKRKAGKELQTPKLQGKSYRHPNEKSKKRGTDAQMRKARKELQTPKREKQGKSYRCPKEKSRERATDAQKRKAGKELQTSKREKQRKSYRLPNCRERATDTQMRKARKELQTPKREKQRKSYRLPNCRERATDTQMRKARKELQTPKREKQGKSYRCPKEKSRERATDSQIVGKELQTPK; translated from the exons AAAGAACTACAGATGCCCAAATGGGAAAAGCAGGGAAAGAGCTACGGATGCCcaaaagagaaaagcagggaAAGAGCTACAGACGCCcaaaagagaaaagcagggaAAGAGCTACAGATGCCCAatagagaaaagcagagaaagagcTACAGACTCCCAAATTGCAGGGAGAGCTACAGACACCcaaaagagaaaagcagggaAAGAGCTACAGACTCCcaaaagagaaaagcagggaAAGAGCTACAGACGtccaaaagagaaaagcagagaaagagcTACAGACGCCcaaaagagaaaagcagggaAAGAGCTACAGACGt ccaaaagagaaaagcagagaaagagcTACAGACTCCCAAATTGCAGGGAAAGAGCTACAGACACCCaaatgagaaaagcaagaaaagag CTACAGATGCCcaaaagagaaaagcagggaAAGAGCTACAGACTCCCAAATTGCAGGGAAAGAGCTACAGACACCCaaatgagaaaagcaagaaaagaggTACAGACGCCCAAAtgagaaaagcaaggaaagagCTACAGACGCCcaaaagagaaaagcagggaAAGAGCTACAGATGtccaaaagagaaaagcagagaaagagcTACAGACGCCcaaaagagaaaagcagggaAAGAGCTACAGACGt ccaaaagagaaaagcagagaaagagcTACAGACTCCCAAATTGCAGGGAAAGAGCTACAGACACCCaaatgagaaaagcaagaaaagag CTACAGACGcccaaaagagaaaagcagagaaagagcTACAGACTCCCAAATTGCAGGGAAAGAGCTACAGACACCCAAAtgagaaaagcaaggaaagagCTACAGACACCcaaaagagaaaagcagggaAAGAGCTACAGATGcccaaaagagaaaagcagagaaagagcTACAGACTCCCAAATTGTAGGGAAAGAGCTACAGACACCCaaatga
- the LOC127562076 gene encoding splicing regulatory glutamine/lysine-rich protein 1-like isoform X1, which yields MRKAGKELQMPKWEKQGKSYGCPKEKSRERATDAQKRKAGKELQMPNREKQRKSYRLPNCRESYRHPKEKSRERATDSQKRKAGKELQTSKREKQRKSYRRPKEKSRERATDVQKRKAEKELQTPKLQGKSYRHPNEKSKKRGTDAQMRKARKELQTPKLQGKSYRHPNEKSKKRATDTQMRKARKELQTPKREKQRKSYRLPNCRERATDTQKRKAGKELQTPKLQGKSYRHPNEKSKKRGTDAQMRKARKELQTPKREKQGKSYRCPKEKSRERATDAQKRKAGKELQTSKREKQRKSYRLPNCRERATDTQMRKARKELQTPK from the exons AAAGAACTACAGATGCCCAAATGGGAAAAGCAGGGAAAGAGCTACGGATGCCcaaaagagaaaagcagggaAAGAGCTACAGACGCCcaaaagagaaaagcagggaAAGAGCTACAGATGCCCAatagagaaaagcagagaaagagcTACAGACTCCCAAATTGCAGGGAGAGCTACAGACACCcaaaagagaaaagcagggaAAGAGCTACAGACTCCcaaaagagaaaagcagggaAAGAGCTACAGACGtccaaaagagaaaagcagagaaagagcTACAGACGCCcaaaagagaaaagcagggaAAGAGCTACAGACGt ccaaaagagaaaagcagagaaagagcTACAGACTCCCAAATTGCAGGGAAAGAGCTACAGACACCCaaatgagaaaagcaagaaaagaggTACAGATGCCCAAAtgagaaaagcaa ggaAAGAGCTACAGACTCCCAAATTGCAGGGAAAGAGCTACAGACACCCaaatgagaaaagcaagaaaagag CTACAGACACCCAAAtgagaaaagcaaggaaagagCTACAGACGcccaaaagagaaaagcagagaaagagcTACAGACTCCCAAATTGCAGGGAGAGAGCTACAGACACCcaaaagagaaaagcagggaAAGAGCTACAGACTCCCAAATTGCAGGGAAAGAGCTACAGACACCCaaatgagaaaagcaagaaaagaggTACAGACGCCCAAAtgagaaaagcaaggaaagagCTACAGACGCCcaaaagagaaaagcagggaAAGAGCTACAGATGcccaaaagagaaaagcagagaaagagcTACAGACGCCcaaaagagaaaagcagggaAAGAGCTACAGACGT ccaaaagagaaaagcagagaaagagcTACAGACTCCCAAATTGCAGGGAAAGAGCTACAGACACCCaaatgagaaaagcaagaaaagag CTACAGACACCCAAAtga